The Dromaius novaehollandiae isolate bDroNov1 chromosome 3, bDroNov1.hap1, whole genome shotgun sequence genome includes the window GGCCAGACATCCTTCAGAGATTTTGCATTAGTATTAGTCCATTtatgaaaggggaagaagggagcttGTGACAGGCAGTTTCTGGTGTCCTTTTCTGTGTTTGGATGATAGGCtctgatttgctgtttttttatttatatggTCCAGTTAAGCTGTTCAAGAAACCTTAAAAATGCCTCCAGCCAAACATATCGTAAAACAGGAAGACCTTTTAATATGGCTTGTCTTCTGATACTGTTGACAGATAAAATGAAATGACATGATCTAACAGTGCATCTTCTGATTCTTTTCCTAAATAGGTGTTTCAGCCTGGATCACAATAAATTTTTTAACAGGTATGGTTACATGAGCATGTGCATAGAAGTATGCCTGATTCTGTGAGATTTATGCTGTTTTCTGCCTCAATATGGAATTTGCTTATTGTTTTGGGTGGAATGGGAGAAAAAAGGGTCTGGGAAGGAAGCAATCATTTTTTGGCCTAGTCCATTTAAGCCATTAGGATTTTGGCCATTTACTTTACAGGGTGAAGAATTCAATCCGTTTTCCTAGCTGTTTATGTAATCTTTCTTTCAATTAATTCCCTGTGTGTAGTCTTTCTTTCAATTTTCCCTGGAAGGTACTAGAACACTTCACTCCTTTTTAGAGTCTGCCACTTGCTCTGGGTAAATTTTTAATGCAGATGTTCTAGATTGGCTTGATAGGTGCACAGAATGGAAGAAAGTGCTGTGATACTTCCTTATAGTGTTTGCACACAAAGTGTGCTGAATACTGTGCAAGTGCTGTAAAGCTTTTTATGATCAAAGGAAGTATGAGAAAGGTCAGAGATCTTTAAACACCAGCTCTAATGAGGTGTACGGAGGTACTTGACATAAGTCAATCTTGTCAGAAAGGTGATACTTGAAGGATCTGAGAAGAACTGGATTTAAATGAGAAGAGAGTTCTGGGCTGACAGAAGCAAGAATTCCAAGAGCTGAATATCTTAGGCCAGCTTTTTTGGGTTGCTCATTTCCTGAGCTCTAGGAATCTGCAAAGTATTGCTAAAGGATCAGAAGAGGTGGCCAAGAAAAGCACATTCCTCTGTGTTACAGAGCGGTTACCAGATGTGAAAGGACCCTTATATCCATTGAAAAACATTTAGGAGTCCGCTGATCAAAGCTACTGTGATTGGGGCATGAACAGTCACCACAGAAGTAAGAGAAACTCTGTCACTGGGAAGGTTTTCAGGTCACCCTGATTATAATCTAGTACTGGCAGGAAGCTGATGGATGGAGTCAGACTGGTCTTTGCACTGTTaaaattttattcctttccagTTTTCTAATTCTCGCAGTGCCCAccatgtttttctctgttctgtcCCACATTTCAGGCAGCTTAAATGATCCACAGAAGAGAAGTGTAGGAATGCTAGATTTAGGTGGTGGATCAACACAGATCACCTTCCTTCCACACGCTGAGGTAATGTGAACATGCTCATTGTAGTGAAACACCGGTGCGAAGTCAGTAAGTGCTCTGATTTGTTTCTCTTGGAAGTGGACCAAAGTGTTTTTCATTGCAACGTGAAGCCACGCTTCTGACGGAAAAGCCCAGGTCACTTTGTCACATTTGCCTTGGTGCAGTCCCAGAGGCATTCACAACTCTGTCAGTACTCCTGCTCCAACTCTATGGTTTGGTCCATGTGGTGCATCTGCCAGGGCTGCTTTACTTTGGGGGAAAGTACAGTGTCTTTCTGAGCATCTTAACCATTGGCTCTCAGTTTGTGCTGTTAATTATTAAGACTTCAGAGGGAATGCTGTTAATGAGTCCAAGTCCAACATTTGGTCTCTGCCATATTTTAAGAACAGAGAATAAGATTCCTTTTCAGCTCTTGTTTATGGCTTTCCTGGGTTCACTCAGTTGCAAACAAACCTTTCTAAGGAGTGACTCTTTTTATGCAATAAAAACACATGCCAATGTTTGTCATTTCAGCTTCCAAGGTGCAGCATTTTATAGGTGTTCTGTGAGCAGGAAATCCTGTAGATACGGATCTTCCACAGTAAGGCCCTGGCCTGAGTAGAGATCCTGTCTGCAGTAAAGCTGCACAAAGGCAGAGGATAGGGGCACGATCTTAATGTTCTGACCTGGTCAGACCATTGTGCTCTTACAGCAGAATGGCAGGGGATGTGAAAAGTCCTGCATGTGGAAATTTTGGAGTGACGGATAACAGATGTTAACATGTGAGTAGTTAGGCAAGAACAGCAGCGTGGCCTGCGCTTTGTTCCCGTGAGCACATCAGTGGTGGTGGTACACTTGGGAAGAGGCCGCACAGTGCCTTAGATTATTACCTTCTTGTTTCCTCAGACTGCAGGCTGGTTCTCACCCTGTGCCTTGGCAAGCACAGTGAGGTGCTTTTCCTCTGGCTTGTAAAAGATCACAGCTGAGTTCACCTGAGTAGCACGTTAATGCACGCCTGCGTCTCTTAGTATTTTGCACACAGTTTTCTGTTGCAGAGATCATGTGACAAGGCAGTTTCTGTAGCCTTTGACAAAAGCAGTTAAGAGCTGAAATAAGGATTCCTTTTTAATTAGTTTGGTGTGGACACAAGTAGAAATGTAACCAGTTTAGACTCCATCATGTGAAGTTACTATTTCAGCTCCTGTTTTTTTGGTCATGTCATATGTATCTGTGGTCAAATCCAAACATTTGTAAATGCATCATTCCTCTCTGGACCATGCTAGGATTGTTTCAGGGATTTCCTAATGTTTTGGAGGATTGTGCTgttgctgtttgcttttgttgGCAGAAACCTTGCACTAGTGTCTTTTTCTCCGTCCAGGCAACTCTCCAGGCATCACCAGCTGGCCATACAACTTCATTTCAGATGTTCAACAACACCTATAAGCTGTATTCATACAGGTTAGTTTTGGGAAAGAGAGCATGCTGGAAACATAAAAGCGAAGCCAGTGAGATCCAGCTGTTTCGCTGAAGTGGGGTTCTTGTGAGCGAGTCCTTAGAAGAAACGGAGAGATTCGAGCCTAATAACCATCTGCACAAGCTGAGTATGGGGAGATTGTGCAGAAcaacaggcaggcaggcagtctgATAGCTAAGAAAGTAGAAGGCTGTAATGCTGCCTGTGTGCCAGTGTTTTGGGCAGAGGGAAGCAGTTTCTTCCCACCCAAGTTTACCATGGGGCACGTCGGGACTCAAGAGGGGTCAACACTGTGTGCTAGAAGCTGCACTGCCTTTGAGAGGGCTAGGAAAAGGGTGGAACACGCTCAGCATTCCTAGTCTTAAAGAGCTAGTTTATAGTTGATGGCTTATTCCCTGTGCTTTGCTCGAAGAGAGATTATTCTGTTGGCCTATAAGCCTTTGCCAGAGATGGGCTAATATGACAGTGGGTTTTCACAATGTTCCCCTTATGTGTGCTAGCTGCCAACTCAAGCCATCTTGCTGGGATCACATAGAGGAGACAGGCATGTCGCAGCCAAGTTGGCAATGGAGTATCACAGGGAGGATGTTGTTCATGGAGGCTTTTCTCCTTCGCAGTTACCTGGGACTTGGGCTGATGTCAGCAAGGCTCGCAATTTTGGGAGGAGTTGAGGGAAAACCTTGTAAGTGATGGGCACTCCTGCAGACTTGTCTCTGAGCTCATGTGTTTTGGGGGCTGGCTGGGGATAGGGTGTGTTGCACTGTTGTGGAGCTCAAGCTGCCAGCATGGTATGGGGACTCCTGTCACCACACCTGGACACGTTTGAGATGGATGCAGAAGGTGACTGCTAGATCCTGGGAGGGAAGGATTCCTGCCAGCTTTTTGAGCCAGGATTGGGGCTTGGAGGCACATTGCTGAGGATGTGGGAAAGTGTGGAGGAGGGCTGGGGAGTGGAGGGATCTAAAACTAACTTCCTagtttgtttttctaatgctGCTTCCTCTTACTTGTGCAGTAGGGGAAGGTCAGGAGCTGATCAGCCCTTGTTTATCACCTGGTTTCAAATCTGAATGGGAACATGCTGAGATAGTGTACAAAATTAAAGGACAGAAGGCAGGTATAGTGCCTTATCACCTCTCTCTCCCTTGCGAGGCCAGTGTGCTTATTGCAGAGTAAAGTAAATGCACTCTCAGGCTTTTGGAAAGACACTAGATTCTCTGTGTGTCATTCCGTATGACTCTTTCTCCTGAGGCTTGTCCtgttaaagaaaatgtgcagcTCTTTTCTGCTCTGTGTCCTGGCATGTCTGTCCAGTCCGTAAAGCTGTTAGCAGTAGTACAGCAGGAGTTGAGCATTCCCTGAACAGATGTTTTAAAATCCTCCCGTCTCAAATGGTGTTGTCAATCCCTGATGTGTCCATACTTACTCCCAGTCTGAAGATGGTGAATGTTGCCACTGGAAAGAGACGCAGACCTGTTGTTTCAGATCTCTGTGAAGAGCCTGTAAGAATTCAGGGAGTGCTGTAGTGCAAAAGGGAGTGCGTCTCCTTGCAGAGTCTGAAGAAATTGTGCATATGTTTAATTGCCTGTCTATAACCTGCTGGGTTTCATTGCCTTCTTTTAGGTGAACCTCTGTATGAGTCTTGTTCTAGCAAAGTGGCAAAGATGCTCTACAAAAAAGTGCATAAAACCGAGGAAGTGAAGAATTTGGATTTTTATGCTTTCTCCTATTACTATGACTGTGCAGCAGAGGTTGGTCTCATAGGTATGTTTGctcctgttttcatttcattttaaatggcaaGTAATGGAAGAAATGATAGCACTGACATATATCACAGTACTTTGCTAAGCTGTTGAGGAACTGAGTCCTGTGTTATACCAGTGTGTAGCATTGGTCTCATCTGGATATTGAATGCTATTATATTCCTTTAGGGAAAAAACTGGGAGTTGTGAAATAGGATTTGCaacttcttttaatttttttttttttaataaacgaGAAATCACTGGTGTCTGATTAATACTATGatctaaaatagaaaaaagaccCCATAGAGATGAACAGATCTCCCCCTGGGTGATAAAGCACATCAAACCTGCGCTCCTGGGTTGTGTATTTTGCTTCACTGGCTTTTTAAGTTGCATAAAGATTTTCAGGTATTTCCACATGTATTTAGAATGCATACCATCTCTTTTCCTGTGGTATACTGGTCTGTCATGTTCAGTGGTAGAAAGCAGGTCATAGGATCTCAAGTTACTATGGGTGAACTTACCCTTCCTCAGTCACTTTGTTTTGCAAATAATTTCAGATTTAATATCTTCCAGAGTGCCATTGTCCTGTCAGATCTGGTCAAAAATGATTACTGTGTTCAGGCATCACAGGACAGGACAGCACAGACATGGCGACAAGGCAAGAGAGTTTGTAAACTTTGGGTTTTTCTAGGAAACTAGGGAAATTCTGCTTAAGATGAGGCTTTTCAATGCACGTTAGGGCTCTGAAATCAAGGATCTTGTACCTTAAAGAAAGTGTGAGTTctgtcattgatttcagtggctcGAGGCTTGATTTCCAGTGTTTTTACAACCCACATCTACAATTGCTTTTATGCACAAGCCACAAAACAgatcctgattttctttttttttttttttttttatttagataaaaaaaagggaggaagccTAACTGTCAGTGACTTTGAAATTGCAGCTAAATATGGTGAGTAAAGAATAAAATCAAACAGGACTGGTAATTATATGTGAATTCATATCCAGGTGGCAAATGTGTGACATGGTAAGAAGCcggattttttctgttttgttttactgagCACCCATCTTCTGGAGGTCACCTGTCTGCACAGCATCTCAACCAACATTTCTGGGTATTTCTGAAAATCTTAACTATTATTTCTATtaattcttctttttgcagcctgTATAAGACATCTTAtaatactgacattttaaaaaaatctctcaggGATTACTAATAATAAACTTGCCAATTAATAGTTGTTGCGAAATCATGCTTTCAAGAGGGATGTGGCATTCTCATCATAATAAACTGTTCTAATAtggtttagtttttctttttgtctcaaGTTTTGTTCATATGCTTGATCATTaatcagaaagagggaaaaactgATTCATGGTCTTTTTTGCTTCATCAGCTGTAGAGAGAACTGCCTTCTCAGATTTACAAATATAAAcgcatttctttttaatactgcaAACTCAGGCTTTGATCAGAGCTATACGGGCTTTTTTTTTAGTAAACTTTGAGTGACTAAGCAACTTTGGGGGTTCTAATTACTGGACTACCATTTCTGTGATCCATGCTGAGAGAGGAAGGGAGTTTTATTCTCTTTAAGTCTTTGTTTTTGGCAACCTCTATTGAATGCATATGCTTGAGAAACATTCTGGTGAGAAGAGCTGCTCTTGCATAACTAACTGCTCAGCATTCAAGCTGTATCAGGACAGGGCTGAGATTTTTTTGCAATTCTTGTTTTTCCAAGCTTCttaacatcattttttttcccccaccaaaaGAAGATGTGGGCACACCTGAAATTCCTTAGATTTTAAAGGTTTAAAGTAGGTAGAAAAAAAGTTGCAGGCCACTTCTGTCTTTCCCTGAGCAGTAAAAGGAACTCAGTGTCTTATGGGAGAGACAGAGTATCTTTGTCTTTCACTGTGCCGGAGCTTTACTGCTTTTGCTAACACATCTATGTCATTTTAACgcctcaaagaagaaaaaacaggataAATAGGTTCCATCACTGTGGAACCCAGCTGATGAGAGATGTTTTAACAGTTTGAGGTTTTGCAAAGCTGGGTCGATGCTAGGCTTGAGCCCATAGTATGCACTCAGATACTCTGTTTTCATTCTCCTCAGTATGTAAGACCATGGAAATCAGCCCAGGAAGCAGCCCTTTTCTCTGCATGGACCTCACATACATCACCTGGCTTCTGCAAGAACTAGGCTTTGTGAAGAGCCAAGTCTTCAAGGTGATGCACAAAATGGATTGCTTGGGAGA containing:
- the ENTPD6 gene encoding ectonucleoside triphosphate diphosphohydrolase 6 isoform X4 is translated as MASIQPWRHFIVAGVMWEPPVLCEREGMNHLIKRRNKTPETPKLTHETFKALKPGLSAYADDVEKSGQGIKELLEVAKSEVPMELWKSTPLVLKATAGLRLLPGEKAQKLLDKVKEIFQASPFFVRDNCVSIMNGTDEGVSAWITINFLTGSLNDPQKRSVGMLDLGGGSTQITFLPHAEATLQASPAGHTTSFQMFNNTYKLYSYSYLGLGLMSARLAILGGVEGKPLGEGQELISPCLSPGFKSEWEHAEIVYKIKGQKAGEPLYESCSSKVAKMLYKKVHKTEEVKNLDFYAFSYYYDCAAEVGLIDKKKGGSLTVSDFEIAAKYAPIFWRSPVCTASQPTFLVCKTMEISPGSSPFLCMDLTYITWLLQELGFVKSQVFKLARKIDNVETSWALGATFHYINSLNRLQY
- the ENTPD6 gene encoding ectonucleoside triphosphate diphosphohydrolase 6 isoform X6 codes for the protein MWEPPVLCEREGMNHLIKRRNKTPETPKLTHETFKALKPGLSAYADDVEKSGQGIKELLEVAKSEVPMELWKSTPLVLKATAGLRLLPGEKAQKLLDKVKEIFQASPFFVRDNCVSIMNGTDEGVSAWITINFLTGSLNDPQKRSVGMLDLGGGSTQITFLPHAEATLQASPAGHTTSFQMFNNTYKLYSYSYLGLGLMSARLAILGGVEGKPLGEGQELISPCLSPGFKSEWEHAEIVYKIKGQKAGEPLYESCSSKVAKMLYKKVHKTEEVKNLDFYAFSYYYDCAAEVGLIDKKKGGSLTVSDFEIAAKYAPIFWRSPVCTASQPTFLVCKTMEISPGSSPFLCMDLTYITWLLQELGFVKSQVFKLARKIDNVETSWALGATFHYINSLNRLQY
- the ENTPD6 gene encoding ectonucleoside triphosphate diphosphohydrolase 6 isoform X1 translates to MEAMKISKRFFAFGILACIAIYVAYIKWHLDSKPVLGATEGIAESRRDRLNHQAVTADLSVFYGIMFDAGSTGTRIHIFKFTQQPKETPKLTHETFKALKPGLSAYADDVEKSGQGIKELLEVAKSEVPMELWKSTPLVLKATAGLRLLPGEKAQKLLDKVKEIFQASPFFVRDNCVSIMNGTDEGVSAWITINFLTGSLNDPQKRSVGMLDLGGGSTQITFLPHAEATLQASPAGHTTSFQMFNNTYKLYSYSYLGLGLMSARLAILGGVEGKPLGEGQELISPCLSPGFKSEWEHAEIVYKIKGQKAGEPLYESCSSKVAKMLYKKVHKTEEVKNLDFYAFSYYYDCAAEVGLIDKKKGGSLTVSDFEIAAKYAPIFWRSPVCTASQPTFLVCKTMEISPGSSPFLCMDLTYITWLLQELGFVKSQVFKLARKIDNVETSWALGATFHYINSLNRLQY
- the ENTPD6 gene encoding ectonucleoside triphosphate diphosphohydrolase 6 isoform X2, with amino-acid sequence MEAMKISKRFFAFGILACIAIYVAYIKWHLDSKPVLGATEGIAESRRDRLNHQAVTADLSVFYGIMFDAGSTGTRIHIFKFTQQPKETPKLTHETFKALKPGLSAYADDVEKSGQGIKELLEVAKSEVPMELWKSTPLVLKATAGLRLLPGEKAQKLLDKVKEIFQASPFFVRDNCVSIMNGTDEGVSAWITINFLTGSLNDPQKRSVGMLDLGGGSTQITFLPHAEATLQASPAGHTTSFQMFNNTYKLYSYSYLGLGLMSARLAILGGVEGKPLGEGQELISPCLSPGFKSEWEHAEIVYKIKGQKAGEPLYESCSSKVAKMLYKKVHKTEEVKNLDFYAFSYYYDCAAEVGLIDKKKGGSLTVSDFEIAAKYVCKTMEISPGSSPFLCMDLTYITWLLQELGFVKSQVFKLARKIDNVETSWALGATFHYINSLNRLQY